Proteins co-encoded in one Capsicum annuum cultivar UCD-10X-F1 chromosome 9, UCD10Xv1.1, whole genome shotgun sequence genomic window:
- the LOC107856871 gene encoding uncharacterized protein LOC107856871 yields the protein MKKLISKKKLVEGDTIEITHGYSDIMDNKVAKKKNDPRAFTIPCTIRTHEFAKDLCDLGASINLVPFVIYKKLGLETLTPTSIRLMADHSIKRPVGILFDVLLKVDKFILPVDFILFDYEIDQEVPIILGHPFLATGRAIVNLELGEIKFWVQEDEVSFKIFKSKKQTAELLVVSLVDVENGKVNDEGFEASP from the coding sequence atgaagaaattaatatCCAAGAAGAAGCTCGTTGAGGGtgatactattgagattactcaTGGGTATAGTGATATCATGGATAACAAAGTCgcgaaaaagaaaaatgaccccAGAGCATTCACTATCCCTTGCACTATTAGGACTCATGAGTTTGCAAAAGATCTttgtgaccttggtgcaagcatcaacCTAGTGCCCTTTGTCATCTATAAGAAACTTGGCTTGGAAACTCTTACACCGACCTCGATACGACTGATGGCGGACCATTCCATAAAAAGGCCAGTGGGTATATTATTTGATGTCCTTTTGAAGGTGGACAAATTTATTCTCCCAGTGGATTTCATATTATTCGATTATGAGATAGACCAAGAGGTACCTATCATTCTTGGTCATCCTTTCTTAGCCACTGGGAGAGCCATTGTCAATCTAGAGCTGGGGGAGATAAAATTTTGGGTACAAGAAGATGAGGTCTCgttcaaaattttcaagtcaaaGAAGCAAACCGCGGAGCTCCTAGTAGTATCCTTGGTGGATGTTGAAAATGGAAAAGTGAATGATGAGGGGTTTGAGGCCTCGCCGTGA